In Streptomyces sp. P3, one DNA window encodes the following:
- a CDS encoding methyltransferase domain-containing protein — protein sequence MRKTTATPADVARRVGGIPAQPGRTEAGSVTEILVPGDGGPVRPAVIAGAGPVGRPGERPTVRLRDSAPEEQPRYAPEWLELREPADAAARAMDLLDPLRIRLANLPGRSGLAIHDLGCGTGSMGRWLAPRLDGPQHWVLHDRDPYLLHFAAVASPRAAADGSRVTVETRRGDVARLTPDALAGASLVTASALLDVLTREEIETLAAACAGAGCPALLTLSVAGRVELSAPDPLDQEIAAAFNDHQRRDGLLGPDAVNVACEAFADQGATVKVHPSPWRLGPENVGLTAQWLRGWVGAAVEERPELAERAEPYLAARLAACAAGDLQVTVHHSDLLALARPTGGAG from the coding sequence ATGAGGAAGACGACGGCGACCCCGGCCGACGTGGCGCGACGCGTGGGCGGCATCCCGGCCCAGCCGGGCCGCACGGAGGCCGGTTCCGTGACGGAGATCCTGGTTCCCGGTGACGGCGGCCCCGTGCGGCCGGCCGTCATCGCCGGCGCCGGACCGGTCGGCCGGCCGGGCGAGCGGCCCACCGTGCGGCTGCGCGACAGCGCGCCGGAGGAGCAGCCCCGGTACGCCCCCGAGTGGCTGGAGCTGCGCGAGCCCGCCGACGCCGCCGCCCGGGCGATGGACCTGCTGGACCCGCTGCGGATCCGGCTCGCCAACCTGCCCGGCCGCAGCGGGCTCGCCATCCACGACCTGGGCTGCGGCACCGGCTCCATGGGACGCTGGCTGGCCCCCCGGCTGGACGGCCCCCAGCACTGGGTCCTGCACGACCGCGACCCCTACCTCCTGCACTTCGCGGCCGTCGCCTCGCCGCGGGCCGCCGCCGACGGCAGCCGGGTCACCGTGGAGACGCGGCGCGGCGACGTCGCCCGGCTCACCCCGGACGCGCTGGCCGGCGCCTCGCTGGTCACCGCCTCCGCGCTGCTCGACGTCCTCACCCGCGAGGAGATCGAGACGCTCGCCGCGGCCTGCGCGGGCGCGGGCTGCCCGGCGCTGCTGACGCTGTCGGTCGCCGGACGCGTCGAACTCAGCGCGCCGGACCCGCTGGACCAGGAGATCGCGGCGGCCTTCAACGACCACCAGCGGCGCGACGGACTCCTCGGCCCCGACGCGGTCAACGTCGCCTGCGAGGCGTTCGCCGACCAGGGCGCGACCGTCAAGGTGCACCCCAGCCCGTGGCGGCTCGGCCCGGAGAACGTCGGCCTGACCGCCCAGTGGCTGCGCGGCTGGGTCGGCGCGGCCGTGGAGGAGCGCCCCGAACTGGCCGAGCGCGCCGAGCCCTACCTGGCCGCCCGGCTCGCGGCCTGCGCGGCGGGCGACCTCCAGGTCACCGTGCACCACAGCGACCTGCTGGCGCTGGCCCGCCCCACGGGCGGAGCCGGATGA
- a CDS encoding lysylphosphatidylglycerol synthase transmembrane domain-containing protein, with amino-acid sequence MSAETVGPRVTAAAPVLWGEGALPAARRPPRGPVAVRTGPAVSEARIGVIVTEPHTKPSRLRALLAERALRTHLGTVAGVVILTALLWKLGTGVFLDGLRRIDTPTLLAALGIGAVTTVFSAWRWALVARALRIRLPLGPAVADYYRALFLNAALPGGVLGDVHRAVRHGQSAGDVGRGVRAVVLERTAGQLVLTVAGVTVLLTLPSPVMADARQIAPIVLLAGAGALAVVLAVRMNSAAPRRGGRLRAALAEAREGLVSRRNGPGVALSSAVVLTGHLGMFVVAARVAGSGASVLTLLPIAVLALLAMGLPLNVGGWGPREGVTAWAFGAAGLGASTGLAVAVVYGVLSFVAALPGAVVLVVRWYAGLRERSVGAGPARDGAHRAEPSAPAPAPSAPLFEPDEVAAAAGVAAAVQAPGDSAVSKEKYAPKESARLARSSFPFSADPREGRPMTPESV; translated from the coding sequence ATGAGCGCGGAGACGGTCGGCCCGCGCGTGACGGCCGCGGCGCCCGTGCTGTGGGGCGAGGGCGCCCTGCCGGCCGCGCGACGGCCGCCGCGCGGCCCGGTGGCCGTCCGCACCGGCCCGGCCGTGTCCGAGGCCCGCATCGGGGTCATCGTCACCGAGCCGCACACGAAGCCCTCGCGGCTGCGGGCGCTGCTCGCCGAACGTGCGCTGCGCACGCACCTCGGGACCGTCGCCGGAGTCGTCATCCTCACGGCCCTGCTGTGGAAGCTGGGCACCGGAGTCTTCCTGGACGGGCTGCGGCGGATCGACACGCCGACCCTGCTGGCGGCGCTCGGCATCGGCGCCGTCACCACCGTGTTCAGCGCCTGGCGGTGGGCGCTGGTGGCCCGCGCGCTGCGCATCCGGCTGCCGCTCGGCCCCGCCGTCGCCGACTACTACCGGGCCCTGTTCCTGAACGCGGCGCTGCCCGGCGGAGTCCTCGGCGACGTGCACCGCGCGGTCCGGCACGGGCAGAGCGCCGGCGACGTCGGACGGGGCGTGCGGGCCGTCGTCCTGGAGCGCACCGCGGGACAGCTGGTGCTGACCGTGGCAGGCGTGACGGTTCTGCTGACCCTGCCCTCCCCGGTCATGGCGGACGCCCGCCAGATCGCGCCGATCGTCCTGCTGGCCGGGGCGGGCGCGCTCGCCGTCGTCCTCGCCGTCCGGATGAACTCCGCCGCGCCGCGGCGCGGCGGGCGGCTGCGGGCGGCGCTGGCCGAGGCGCGCGAGGGGCTGGTGTCGCGGCGCAACGGGCCGGGCGTCGCCCTGTCCTCGGCGGTCGTGCTGACCGGGCACCTCGGGATGTTCGTGGTGGCCGCCCGGGTCGCCGGCTCCGGCGCCTCCGTGCTCACGCTGCTGCCGATCGCCGTCCTCGCCCTGCTCGCCATGGGCCTGCCGCTGAACGTCGGCGGCTGGGGTCCCCGCGAGGGCGTCACCGCGTGGGCGTTCGGCGCGGCCGGGCTCGGCGCGAGCACCGGCCTCGCGGTCGCCGTCGTGTACGGCGTGCTCAGCTTCGTCGCGGCGCTGCCGGGGGCGGTCGTACTCGTCGTCCGCTGGTACGCGGGACTGCGTGAGCGCAGCGTCGGCGCCGGGCCCGCGCGCGACGGGGCGCACCGCGCGGAGCCGTCCGCGCCGGCGCCGGCCCCGTCCGCGCCGCTCTTCGAGCCCGACGAGGTCGCGGCGGCCGCCGGGGTGGCCGCGGCCGTTCAGGCGCCGGGGGATTCCGCGGTGAGCAAGGAGAAATACGCGCCGAAGGAATCCGCCAGGCTCGCCAGGAGTTCCTTCCCCTTTTCCGCGGACCCCAGGGAAGGACGGCCGATGACGCCCGAATCGGTATAG
- the ribA gene encoding GTP cyclohydrolase II yields the protein MTEKIGVLGTKTPQRTGVERVVNAPLPTVYGKFQAIGYMDHDRGDEQVALVYGEIGAEEVLTRLHSECLTGDAFGSQHCECGAQLESALRAVVAEGSGIVVYLRGHEGRGIGLLGKLRAMALQAEGLDTVEANVALGFPVDARDYKVAADILRDLGVESVRLMSNNPRKREALTDNGIRVAEEVPLLIEPCENNITYLRTKRERMDHRLPHLDAVAHWS from the coding sequence ATGACAGAAAAAATTGGCGTACTCGGCACGAAGACCCCGCAGCGCACCGGTGTGGAACGCGTGGTGAATGCCCCTCTGCCCACCGTGTACGGCAAATTCCAGGCGATCGGTTACATGGACCACGACCGCGGTGACGAACAAGTCGCCCTGGTGTACGGGGAGATAGGCGCCGAGGAGGTGCTGACCCGGCTGCATTCCGAATGCCTGACCGGCGACGCCTTCGGCTCCCAGCACTGCGAGTGCGGCGCGCAGCTGGAGTCCGCGCTGCGGGCGGTCGTCGCCGAGGGCAGCGGAATCGTCGTCTATCTGCGCGGCCACGAGGGCCGGGGCATCGGCCTGCTGGGCAAGCTGCGGGCGATGGCGCTGCAGGCGGAGGGCCTGGACACCGTCGAGGCGAACGTCGCCCTCGGGTTCCCGGTCGACGCCCGCGACTACAAGGTGGCCGCCGACATCCTGCGCGACCTGGGCGTGGAATCCGTCCGCCTGATGTCGAACAACCCGCGCAAGCGGGAGGCGCTGACGGACAACGGCATCAGGGTCGCCGAAGAGGTGCCCCTGCTGATCGAGCCGTGCGAGAACAACATCACCTACCTGCGCACCAAGCGGGAGCGGATGGACCACCGGCTGCCCCACCTGGACGCGGTGGCCCACTGGTCCTGA
- a CDS encoding FAD-binding oxidoreductase encodes MNTHASVVVIGGGVMGTSIAYHLASAGVRDVLLVERDELAAGSTSKAAGGVRAQFSDELNIRLGARSLEAFARFGEEIGHDIGLRRVGYLFLLSTPQDVASFEAGVRLQNALGVPSRLIGPAEAGRLSPLIRTDGLLAAAFSPDDGHCTPEAVVHGYAAAARRCGARVLRHTAVTGIERRGSAITAVQTTLGRITTDTVVCAAGAWSRAVGAMAGVDLPVQPLRRQIAVTEPVPGLPPDLPMTIDFSSTLYFHAEGPGLLVGMSDPDERPGFATDTHDRWIPRLADAMQRRAPALLDLRRTGGWAGLYEVTPDHNALIGEAPSVSRFLYATGFSGHGFLQGPAVGEVVRDLYLGRVPFVDVAPLSADRFTAGAPRPEVNRV; translated from the coding sequence GTGAACACGCATGCCTCGGTCGTCGTCATCGGCGGCGGGGTGATGGGCACGAGCATCGCCTACCACCTCGCGTCCGCGGGCGTCCGCGACGTCCTGCTCGTCGAGCGGGACGAACTCGCCGCGGGCTCGACCTCGAAGGCCGCCGGAGGGGTTCGCGCCCAGTTCTCCGACGAGCTCAACATCCGGCTCGGCGCGCGCAGCCTCGAGGCGTTCGCGCGGTTCGGCGAGGAGATCGGGCACGACATCGGGCTGCGCCGCGTCGGCTACCTGTTCCTGCTCTCCACCCCGCAGGACGTCGCCTCCTTCGAGGCGGGCGTGCGGCTGCAGAACGCGCTCGGCGTGCCCAGCCGCCTCATCGGCCCCGCCGAGGCCGGCCGGCTCTCCCCGCTGATCCGCACCGACGGGTTACTCGCGGCCGCGTTCTCGCCCGACGACGGCCACTGCACGCCGGAAGCCGTCGTCCACGGGTACGCGGCCGCCGCCCGCCGCTGCGGCGCGCGCGTCCTGCGGCACACCGCGGTCACCGGCATCGAACGGCGGGGGAGCGCCATCACCGCCGTGCAGACCACCCTCGGCCGCATCACCACCGACACGGTCGTCTGCGCGGCCGGCGCCTGGTCCAGGGCCGTCGGCGCGATGGCCGGCGTCGACCTGCCGGTGCAGCCGCTGCGCCGTCAGATCGCGGTCACCGAACCGGTCCCCGGCCTGCCGCCGGACCTGCCCATGACCATCGACTTCAGCAGCACCCTCTACTTCCACGCCGAGGGCCCCGGCCTCCTGGTCGGCATGTCCGACCCCGACGAGCGGCCGGGCTTCGCCACCGACACCCACGACCGGTGGATCCCGCGCCTCGCCGACGCCATGCAACGCCGCGCCCCCGCTCTGCTCGACCTGCGCCGCACGGGCGGCTGGGCGGGCCTGTACGAGGTCACCCCGGACCACAACGCCCTGATCGGCGAGGCGCCGTCGGTGTCCCGCTTCCTGTACGCGACCGGCTTCTCCGGCCACGGCTTCCTGCAGGGCCCGGCGGTCGGCGAGGTCGTCCGCGACCTGTACCTCGGCCGCGTACCCTTCGTGGACGTCGCCCCCCTGAGCGCCGACCGCTTCACGGCCGGTGCCCCGCGTCCGGAGGTCAACCGCGTATGA
- a CDS encoding saccharopine dehydrogenase yields MTELHLWLRHEARTTERRTPVVPDDARRLLEAGVALTVEDSPQRVFATDAYEAAGARIAPTGSWTSAPRDTVVLGLKELPDAPRELTHRHIFFGHAYKQQPGAGDLLRRFAAGGGALLDLEYLVDDHGRRLAAFGYWAGYLGAALAVLHHRGRLTAPLRPSEKAEWDEVLRPAPGDEEFTALVVGALGRSGRGARAAFGVAGVEPDRWDLAETRDLDRTALLAHDVLVNCVLATTPVPPFVREEDLDDPARRLRTLSDVTCDVGSPLNVLPVYDRTTEWTDPVRRLRKEPPLDLVAIDNLPSLLPREASADFSAALTPVLLDFGVAGPWGRCLDRFHAACRELGLASGESRRD; encoded by the coding sequence ATGACCGAACTGCACCTGTGGCTGCGCCACGAGGCCCGCACCACCGAACGGCGCACCCCGGTCGTCCCCGACGACGCCCGCCGCCTCCTCGAGGCCGGGGTGGCGCTGACCGTCGAGGACTCCCCGCAGCGCGTGTTCGCGACCGACGCCTACGAGGCGGCCGGCGCACGGATCGCCCCCACCGGCTCCTGGACGTCCGCGCCGCGCGACACGGTCGTCCTCGGGCTGAAGGAACTCCCGGACGCCCCACGCGAGCTGACGCACCGCCACATCTTCTTCGGGCACGCCTACAAGCAACAGCCGGGGGCCGGCGATCTGTTGCGGCGGTTCGCCGCCGGGGGAGGGGCCCTCCTCGACCTCGAGTACCTGGTCGACGACCACGGCCGCCGCCTCGCCGCCTTCGGATACTGGGCGGGCTACCTCGGCGCGGCGCTGGCGGTGCTGCACCACCGGGGCAGGCTCACCGCGCCCCTGCGCCCCTCGGAGAAGGCCGAGTGGGACGAGGTGCTGCGCCCCGCTCCCGGCGACGAGGAGTTCACCGCCCTGGTCGTCGGCGCCCTGGGCCGCAGTGGCCGGGGCGCTCGGGCCGCGTTCGGCGTCGCCGGCGTCGAGCCCGACCGCTGGGATCTGGCGGAGACCCGTGACCTGGACCGCACCGCGCTGCTGGCCCACGACGTCCTGGTCAACTGCGTCCTCGCCACGACCCCGGTGCCTCCGTTCGTCCGCGAGGAGGACCTCGACGACCCCGCCCGGCGGCTGCGCACCCTCTCCGACGTCACCTGCGACGTGGGCTCGCCGCTCAACGTCCTGCCCGTGTACGACCGCACCACCGAGTGGACGGACCCCGTGCGCCGGCTGCGCAAGGAGCCCCCGCTCGACCTCGTCGCCATCGACAACCTGCCGTCCCTGCTGCCCCGCGAGGCCAGCGCCGACTTCTCCGCGGCCCTGACCCCCGTGCTGCTGGACTTCGGTGTCGCCGGACCCTGGGGGCGCTGCCTGGACCGCTTCCACGCCGCCTGCCGTGAACTCGGCCTCGCCTCGGGGGAGTCCCGCCGTGACTGA
- a CDS encoding saccharopine dehydrogenase family protein, which yields MTDRVPASGTVHWVGAGLSTGSGLATLCAHTDRVRLWHRTAGRAAEALHRLGLTGRAEPRAYTLDALSAELAPGDVVVSMLPASGHTALLSACVARRAHFACSSYVSDEILELAPAAAVAGTVVLAEAGLDPGVDHLFAHRLVARAREAIGDDTAASYRLTSYCGGVPAVPDAFRYRFSWAPLGVLNALRAPARYVEDGAEIVAARPWEATRALTVGDESFEAYPNRDSVPFIAQYALPPSWRPLTFVRGTLRLDGWLRAWEPVFEELRRGDDTRIEALARELAAAHPTTDADRDRVVLAVSLEVHADAAAGAGPGDATGEGAGTSRSWYGGHLLDLAGDETESAMARCVSRPLALGVRHILDGSLPPGLHRAAGTAARSEAWLRELAQEGLEFTSWPGE from the coding sequence GTGACTGACCGGGTCCCCGCCTCCGGCACCGTCCACTGGGTCGGCGCGGGCCTGTCCACGGGCAGCGGTCTGGCGACCCTGTGCGCCCACACCGACCGGGTGCGCCTGTGGCACCGCACGGCCGGGCGGGCGGCCGAGGCGCTCCACCGGCTGGGCCTCACCGGCCGCGCCGAGCCGCGCGCCTACACCCTCGACGCGCTGAGCGCCGAACTGGCCCCCGGGGACGTCGTCGTCTCGATGCTGCCGGCGTCCGGGCACACGGCGCTGCTGTCGGCGTGCGTGGCCCGGCGGGCCCACTTCGCCTGCTCCAGCTATGTCTCGGACGAGATCCTGGAGCTGGCGCCCGCGGCGGCGGTCGCCGGGACGGTCGTCCTCGCCGAGGCCGGTCTCGACCCCGGCGTCGACCACCTCTTCGCGCACCGTCTCGTCGCCCGGGCCCGGGAGGCGATCGGCGACGACACGGCGGCGTCGTACCGGCTCACCTCCTACTGCGGAGGAGTGCCCGCGGTCCCCGACGCGTTCCGGTACCGCTTCAGCTGGGCGCCCCTCGGAGTCCTCAACGCCCTGCGGGCGCCCGCCCGTTACGTGGAGGACGGGGCCGAGATCGTGGCCGCCCGGCCCTGGGAGGCGACCCGCGCCCTCACGGTGGGCGACGAGAGCTTCGAGGCCTATCCCAACCGGGACAGCGTCCCGTTCATCGCGCAGTACGCGCTGCCGCCGTCCTGGCGGCCGCTGACCTTCGTGCGCGGCACGCTGCGTCTGGACGGCTGGCTGCGGGCCTGGGAGCCGGTGTTCGAGGAGCTGAGGAGGGGCGACGACACCCGGATCGAGGCCCTGGCCCGGGAGCTGGCGGCCGCCCACCCCACCACCGACGCCGACCGCGACCGCGTCGTCCTCGCCGTGTCGCTGGAGGTCCACGCGGACGCGGCGGCGGGCGCCGGGCCCGGCGACGCGACCGGAGAGGGCGCCGGCACGAGCCGCTCCTGGTACGGCGGTCATCTGCTGGACCTGGCGGGCGACGAGACGGAGAGCGCGATGGCCCGCTGCGTCTCCCGGCCGCTCGCCCTCGGCGTCCGCCACATTCTGGACGGCTCCCTGCCACCGGGCCTGCATCGGGCCGCCGGGACCGCCGCCCGCTCCGAGGCGTGGCTGCGTGAACTCGCGCAGGAGGGACTGGAGTTCACCTCGTGGCCGGGGGAGTGA